DNA sequence from the Phoenix dactylifera cultivar Barhee BC4 unplaced genomic scaffold, palm_55x_up_171113_PBpolish2nd_filt_p 000568F, whole genome shotgun sequence genome:
TGCCAAACtacataaataatttaaaatgcatACACTGAAGCCTTCTCTGGCGGAGTTGCCAATGGTGGATCAGGGTATTTTTCTTCCAACGACTGGGTGATGATGTCTGAATCAGCAACCAACTTCGCATCAAGTTTGACAACAGGAACTTTACCTTCAGAACTGATTTCCAAAAACCTAATGCAATAAGTCAAAAGTACTGTTAATGGGAAGAAAAAGACAATATGAGGAACTTCAAACTGTTGGTATAGCTTATATTTTTCTTCTCATCAAGCAATAAGAATAGATTTACCATTCTGGCTTGTTAGCAAGATCTATCGGCTTCATGTCATAAGGTAGGTGCTTCTCCTCAAGAGTCACCAAAGCCCTTTGTGAAAAGGGGCCTAAACAttcatatgaatgaaaaaggtattaatttttcaaatcatAAGTAAAGCAGCAATTCCCTAATACCAAATATTTTAACAATTATACTAAGGAATAGGTTCCGAACAACATAGTAAGATTAGTAGCATAGCATTTCAAATATTTTGCGCACGAACGTAGTTATAATGCATAACTATGTTGCAAGAAACGCATGGCTTTCTTAACAACGTACACAATGCAATGTGTCATATCTGACATGAGATTATGATTGATGGAAATCAAATGGGGAATTCTAACCTCGGCCCTACCCCTTAAATTGCATTAGGTTGCGCATAAGTGGCAATAATAAGGAGCATTTACAATCGATTCATTATCCTCTACACAATCTAAACCCCAAATAAAACgggaagaaataaaataagcaacaatatatatatatatatatatatatatatagaaatggCCTCTGAAAAATTTATACAGAGCATAAGAAACAATGTTTGCAGCAATTTTTAGCACTCTCAACTTGACTGCTAACTAACTAGTCACGAGCAAGCTTACAAGAACTGGATTTGTTCTTCATTTCCTAATAATTCACCAACTCAACAACGAACATAAGTATCAAAAGAAGAGCATCGCATCATACAAACATCTTAAACGGGAGCTTTTAATTGTGAGGAGAGAAGAGAGCGCTCACAGTCGCCAAGCCGATCGGGGACAGTGGTGGAGTCCCTGACGCCGACCTCGAGGGGCGGGTCGGAGGCCGAGGAGGCACGGACGGATAGAGCGCGAGAGGAGCGCGGTGGGCGACGGGGCGCAGCGAAGGAAGAGGCGGACGCGAGAGTCCTCGAGAAGGAGCGAAAGCGAACGGCAGAATAGAGAAGGTAAGGGGACCAGGAAAGGACGGCGGGGGACATGGTGGTGGCGGTCGGCGACATGGGTGGCCGCTCGGGTGGTGGCCGCGAGCCTATTCAGATTCTCAGATGATGATGACGACGTTGCGCGGGTTTATGACCCTCCTTTTCTCGGTGCCCGCGCAAAAATTCACTTGGATAGGTCGGCAAGAAAAATTCAACTTAACTTTGTGCCTCCACAAACTGATTATATTatctagaaaatttttttttacgtAGGTGTCCttctaaatattaatttttacataaatatttttttaaaattaatatttacatatatataccttcataaattttttttattgtacaAATGCTTCTAATAAAATAGTTATTCTAATGGCATTAAAAAAacatatttagaaaaaaatatgtaaaatattttttatatttttaataaattgattataaAAGGCTAAAAAAATATAAGCTGTGAGAATTAAAagcatttttagaaaaataaatatcttgGTTTTTAGCCTACAAGAAAGTGAGTTTTCTGTATCATAtatagatttatattttttatcataGATAGAAAATATGTAAAGACTACTTTCTCGTTTCTCTTATTTGAAATCTCCAACTAAACATAAaccattttgttatttttttgttaaccataccttttcttctctttttgtgAACCAAATGAGTCCTACGTGCTGATGTAGCTCAATCCTAAGTTATGCATTAAAACATTAAATTAGGCTTGAGCTTAAAAATCTCAGGCTGATCTTAAAGTTAGGTTAAAATTGACCTTCAACCCAATCTAAACATAATCCTCATCCAGCCGATCAAGTTGAGCCTTATCTTTGGCTAAAGGTAGGGCGTGTATCTTGcgcaaaagaaggattcacttTCTTTCACGAGAATCCACCATTGGATTGTCCATGGTTTTCTTTAAGATCTATGTAGGCAGATGTATAATGCAGTTCAGAGTGCTATGAGATATGTGCGCTAGGTGATCCAACGCAGATTTGTATGAAGAAAGGTAAATCCTTCTTTTGCATGATAGATACATGCCCAACCCACCAACGAACTCCATGCTATACTGCTAATAACTCTTGCTCCACCATTTTCGCACCATGATATAGCAGGCCATTGGTCTGAAGTTCATTCCttactccctctcctcctccctccatgATTCCTCCATGACTCTTGTTGCATCCTCGTCATGTCGAGTATGCCAATATTGCtctctcaagtaagagagcctGAATCCTATGTGCACATACATACAGAGTTTTCCATCGGAGGACTCGTGCTATAATCGTGTGCAGCTTGTTACGTACATATTCTCATGTAAATGTAATAGGATCGAAGTTGAAAGGTAGGTTTAAGatgttttttttcaaaagaaatattCCACAActctaatttcttttttttttaagcggcaatttatatagctctaacatgagtacatcctgccaaatcaaCAAAAAGTAAATAGTAAAAGGGATAAGAAATATCTCTTGTAGAAGTTCAGAGAAACTTCCCAAAGTGCCGGGCGACAAAGGAAGCAACCCAGCCTCCTGAAAAACATGTGCTACCTAGAGATCACCCATCTCTCGAACCAATCTGCGAGACTCTCTGATGAGAGGATGGCCATCACCATACTTATCCAAACCTcgtatccagtcaatcaccacaGAAGAATCTCTCTCGAGATGCACCCGCTCCACACCGAGAAACCTCCTCGCATATGACAGCCCCTCCCATGTAGCCCGAAGCTCTGTCCCTACAACAGTGAAATCAAACGTCTGCCGACCCCCGGCTGCTACCAACCTACCCAAAGAATCTCTGATCATAAATCCAACACCTCCATATATACCATCTACCGATATTCTACCGTCaaagttcactttgagatgaccaaggagTGGGGGCAAGTTAACTCCAAATCTTTTTTGATcaggtagaaaaacaaacaaaattatGATGGCCTCCTAGTCCACGTCAACTTTTTATGTTTTAAAGAGAAATTAATGTTGAACTGTCAAAATTAAATTAGCTAAAAGTTTCAATTCTTCCCTTTCTCTTGGAGGAAAAGTATCTTGTCACCAAGGATACTTGAATTCTCAATACTATGGACTTGAGATATGGCTACTGAATTAGGTCATGACGGACTTGGGTTCCTTTAATCATGATCCAGATGAAGAGTATGGAGTTGGAGATACTACAACCAAGAATTTATCTTGCATTAGGGGCTTgtgtcttctttttttaactGATGCCATTCCTTCTATGATTTGAACATTTGTTATATTGTTTGTGAtatatttttcagttttttttctCAGGAACTGCAAGTTTGCAGAGAAAGATTTGGAATCATAAACAAATTTTATAGTTGCATGAAGCACTTGCATTATTCCCAAGCAAAAATTTATGATGGAGTaaatctttgaaaactccatGGGGAGGAAATTTGTTACTTTGAAAGAAATGCTACTTGCGTCGAAGCCATCTTGAATTAGGCCCCATTTGGTAGTATTTTTAGtgggccaaaaagta
Encoded proteins:
- the LOC103723625 gene encoding probable glutathione S-transferase DHAR2, chloroplastic isoform X2; the encoded protein is MSPTATTMSPAVLSWSPYLLYSAVRFRSFSRTLASASSFAAPRRPPRSSRALSVRASSASDPPLEVGVRDSTTVPDRLGDCPFSQRALVTLEEKHLPYDMKPIDLANKPEWFLEISSEGKVPVVKLDAKLVADSDIITQSLEEKYPDPPLATPPEKASVGSKIFSTFIGFLKSKDPNDGREQALLNELTSFDDHLNKNLQDSHNVSSKPLWSHLEKFSLMLQYGVTFAFVEASSAMAVTGENIEEDFMTTLISGGIVATLYVFVFPIDVMGTVCQLQKISKGSNNEVSLVHSKR